In a genomic window of Hyphomonas sp.:
- a CDS encoding YceI family protein translates to MRVRRLALAGLASVALASAAACTSVIAPILKPDVSTDVSGMEGGDWQLDPAHAAITFKIDHLGYSTFIGRFERFDVRLSGQPDSPETARVEGRVDMTSLDIANDAFAETLMGPDWFNADPFPEARFQSTRILLTGPVTADVEGLLTLRGRTAPIVLAVRFNGSGHDRLRNADVAGFSATARLDRTDFGIDRFSGLLTDDVEIEIEAELIKTPGVT, encoded by the coding sequence ATGCGTGTCCGCCGCCTCGCCCTCGCCGGCCTCGCATCTGTAGCGCTGGCAAGCGCGGCGGCGTGTACGTCCGTCATTGCCCCCATCCTGAAACCGGACGTCAGCACGGACGTCTCCGGCATGGAGGGGGGCGACTGGCAGCTCGATCCGGCGCATGCTGCGATCACTTTCAAGATCGATCATCTCGGCTATTCGACTTTCATCGGCCGTTTCGAGCGCTTCGACGTCCGCCTGAGCGGGCAGCCGGACTCTCCGGAAACCGCCCGGGTTGAAGGGCGGGTCGACATGACCTCTCTCGACATTGCGAATGACGCGTTTGCCGAAACCCTGATGGGACCGGACTGGTTCAATGCGGACCCGTTTCCGGAAGCCCGCTTCCAGTCGACCCGAATATTGCTGACCGGGCCGGTCACAGCCGATGTCGAAGGCCTTCTTACCCTGCGAGGCCGGACAGCGCCGATTGTGCTGGCGGTACGGTTCAACGGTTCTGGTCACGACCGTTTGCGGAATGCCGATGTGGCCGGCTTTTCCGCTACCGCCCGTCTGGATCGCACGGATTTCGGGATCGACCGGTTCAGCGGCCTACTGACGGATGACGTGGAGATCGAAATCGAGGCGGAACTGATAAAGACACCCGGCGTAACTTGA